atttacaaacaaatatcaacacaccataataaacaaacaaagattgcaagtctattattctagaaatacgaaCAAGAACACAAATGTCTTAAACAACCTtcaacctaggatgatcaccataACTTTAGCCACTCATGCCTTGGTAAATCATCATCAAACAAATATTAATGTTCATGTGAATTGAAAACACCAACAAATTGTTTAGAACCAAGAAAGAATGCCCAAAATCGCCTAAGAACTGCTGTGGAAACGGTTGGGATTGATTGGACATGAAAAGACCTCTTAAAACACATTAAATTAGGGCAGTTACAAAATTCTCGCTGCAGACCACCGTAACCTATGGCGGACGTCGTAGGCTACGGCGCCACTAAAAGTCCTACGGTGGACCAGGTCTGGAGTACGGCAACAATTTGTCTTCAGAGACCACCGTAGCCTACCGCGGACGTCGTAGGCTACGATGAAGCCTGGTTTTGTTTCCTTTGAATTCCTTTCCACACTTCATTTCTTCTTCTTGTTTCCGCCAGGTATCAGCTCCTATGTAAGCACTTTAAGACCGCCTCTTTATGCCTATTTGCACCTGTAAAGCCAATCATATCGTAGTTATCACATTCCAATAATTAACCGAATTAAGCGTGAGATATTTAACCTTTTATCgcatttaagggttgtcctacggaccacccgtcacatccccacacttaacgttgcttgtcccaagcaacccgtTCAACAAAACACAATTTACTCAAGCGATCAAATACAAACCAAGCAACCAAATGTCCTCATTTACTAACTTTTTCTTAAAACTGCACATAACACACCCCTCACAATAACTCTCCTCTCGATGACAAGTAataactagcaaagataagctagttCACATTTAAagcaaacgggtggttgcacaaCAATAAGCTTTTAGTTAAATCGGTCCTTCGATTAAATAATTTGCTAAATATACACGTGAATCAAAGGGACTTAGAGGTTGTAACGTGGCAAAGCAAATGGGCAAAACATAAACAACTATATATAAACTATCtcattcatttttcatttttcattgcgttttctctgtttattttttctttttattttcattCATTTAACAACAAACATACTAAAGCAATATGATAAAACTAATAGACTGGGTCAAATACGGGTAAAATTTTTTTAAGAGAAACTACGCACGAGTTACAATTGATCGGCTTCAAGCTCAAATGGGCTACTAAAGTCCAAACCCCTGCTgctctcactaccatgctcatatatatataatttatgaggtccaacccctcAAATCCCACACTTGCACACACCATGACGAGGGTACCTAAATGCCGTTATCCTTTTCACATACATATCAAGCTAAGGCCTCAAACCGagttcaagcacaagttctaatgcacccccacccattgccactctcatcaaagaaaatatttctaacaattaaactaagtggctcaaactctcaccaagaaaaggGTATACGGGGATGCCGGTGTGTCATGCGGTTTCAATACTTAAGTGTTTAAATTTGGACCATTTTTTTCGCTTgattttagaatttttcaaaagtgtcaaaaatttcccccatccccacacttgggataccttgtccccaatgtatggctttgaaAGGAAAGATCGCTCAAAACACACCCCActttttttaacaaaagaaaaCAAACTAACTACCAATATTTCAAGGCTAAAGAACATGACAAGTCTAAGGAAAGAGTACATGGACATGATGAAGTTTgacacaacagatgttgtaaatGATCCGATTTCCTATCACCTCCTTCACACAACTATCCGCACATCTTCCGCACACTTGAGTGTTGCCATAGCCCTGAAAATAGAAAAatatgtgacaactggcacttttTGAGTAATTTCCGTACAATGTGAATACTGTTAAATATTATATGGTTGTGTATTTTGAACTTATGATGTGCATTATTTCATGGCTTATGTTTAAAGAACTCACAAAAAACATTTCATGATGCATGATACTTGTTTTGATTGGTCGCGACTTGGAACAGTTTAGACAGTGCACAGAACTAACTAGCACATTTATCAAATAAACTAGTAAATACTGACAAGAGTTCAGTACTCAGACGACAAAAAACATGTTTAGGACATAAATTGAGTCCCAGAACCCATGTTATACTAGAACCTTATGTACCTTCTTATTTATTTTCTTGTTTGTCACATGTCACAACGTTATTCCTTCCTACTCTTGTTATCCAAACCATACTTCCTATTTAATCATCTCCCTCCTATTTTTTGACCCAGCTAAAAAACTATTTCATTAAAACCAATTAAGAAACTAGAAAGTATGAAAATTCACATGCACACGTGCCTCATGACACTCAACTCGTACATAATTTACTATTTAATtgccaaaagaaaaaaaaatagtacAAAAGTGTTTGGTACGAGGAAGAAACCAATGTATTGGGGGTTGTATATATAGACAGACACTCGAATAGAATATGAATACAAAGCCGTGAAGCAAGCTACTGAAATGAATATATTTATAAGCATCTTCATTACATGTATATTAATGCAAATACTTAATGTAGACTTAAATAATAATCTGGAAAAGTTATGgattgaccaaattatatattaagtgtataacataattaactgaATATGGAATTTTCCATTGTTTAGGGAAGAGAGTTTGGCAGCGGGTTTTTCAGTTAGTTGTTAATTTGGTACAGATATATCCTAGGAATGTACCTTCTGAGTCCTAATTCACACACAGTAACGGattaaaaaactttttttattagGTTTCTTTTGATATATTCTCACTAATTTTCACTATTTTTTTTCCTAAATCATACAAggttctcactattttttttttccattttttttgaaAACGAACGAGTTCATCAAAACGAATGATCTGCGGCCTCCTGAACTGTTCGCATCGCTGGAAGAAGCTTTTGGATCACCCTAGCTCTCTCTCCTTTTGGCGATTTTTCGATTTCATCATGAAACCCTTGTTTTTCTTTGTGATCTtatgtataacagtctgtgattagagtCTTGATTCATCAAAACTCTATAACAAACTCGTTAGCATTAGGGATCAATCCAAAATTAGGGTTTATTTTTCTCTTTTCTTTCAAATCGTCGCCTTAGATATTCAATTCGAAACTCTGATTTATTAAGCTGGTTGTTAttgattgcggttaactgagattaatttagctagattgatacGCTAGTTTAATCAGTTAAGGGTTGAGGATTGAAACTAGGGTTTAAAGGATTAGGGTTTCTTATTTTGCAGCTTGGTGTTTTGTTTGTTTCGAGTGCATGGTTAATTGGCTTTTTGATTAATGGAAAGAGGTGTTGATTCTGGAATGTCTGATCGTCCTAAGTCGGATGGTAGAGAAGTGCATGATCGTGGGAAACCTCCCATCTTGGGTAAGGGTTTTGCGAATAAACCATTGAAGATTGATGGTAATACACGTATTCCTCGTAGGGGCACCGTTCAGAATGTGCAATTGGAACCAAAGAAAATCAATATGATTGATGAATTGTTAAAGGTTACGGAGCCGGTAATGGTTGATAATCTGAAACCTGATCAGAATCATGAGGAGCTGAATAGTGATGAAGTTAGCGACCAGGTTGCAGATAACCTGATGAAGCCGGCTGTGCAAACATCAGTAGGTGAGGGTTCGGGTTCGGgaatcaatttggcagcggatgGAAGTCAGGGATCCTCTTTGAACCATGCAGATACGGTTAAACCTTTGTCATATGCAGCCAAGGTAAGTGCAAATAATTCTAAGAGGGTTAACTTTCGTGCATTTGCTAGTTCAGTGAAGCAGGATGGGTGCGATGTTGTTTTGCCGAGGGAGTCTGTGCGTGCTATGAAAGATAAGCTGGCAAACACTTTGTATGGGTATTTTCTAGGAGATCGTGTTGCTTTTCCTGTCGTTGATTACTTTGTGTGGAAAAATTGGAAGAATTATGGTTTAGAaaaaacgatgatgaatgcgaatgggtttttcttttttaagtttaGTGATGAACTGGGTATGATGAATGTTCTAAAGGACGGTCCGTGGATTATTAAATCCCAACCGTTGTTTCTGAATAACTGGACGCCAACAACTAAACTAGAAAAGAAAGAGGTTAAGAAGGTTCAAGTTTGGGTTAAAATTCATGAGGTCCCTATTGCGGCTTATACGGAAGATGGTCTTAGCCTGATTGCAATGACATTAGGGGAGCCGAAGATGCTAGATTCTTTTACTGCCTCGATGTGCACGGATTCGTGGGGTCGTAGTAGTTATGCTAGAGCGTTGATAGAGATTTTGGCAGACAAAGAAATGCGGGAAGAGGTCACCATCGCTATACCCGAGCCGGAGGGGGAGGGTTTTGTTAAGGTGACTATGTACGTAGAGTATGAATGGAGTCCGTATCGGTGTGCCAAGTGTTGCGTGTTTGGTCATTCGAATGAGATGTGTCCGAAACAACCGTTGAAAGAATCTAAAATTCGATATGAGAGTCAAAAGCGTATTAACCAACAAGTTaaatcagcaaaaaaaaaaaaaaaccacccaCTGTTGATCAGGATGGATACACAGAAGTGTATGGGAAGAAAATGGCTCGTAGGGCTGGAATTCCTGTTAACAAGCAAAAGTCGAAGTTCGAGTAGAGACCTGTGGGACCGAAACCTAAGGGGGACGGTAACAATGCTTCAAGCTCTAATACGTTCAGGTCGAATAATCCCTTTGAAATCCTTAATGCTGTTGATCCAAGCTCGGGCCCAAGTAATTCGGGTAGGGGCCAGAAGATTCTAATGATAATGAATTTATAGAGGGTTATAACGAGATGGATGATTTTATGATGAATGGGTCGCTGAATATTAATAGTAAAAAAGGGTCAAGCACTCCTTCTCTAGAGGTTAAAGATAGTTAGTATTGCAGCGTGGAACATTAGAGGGTTGAACCGCTCTCTTAAACAATCAGAGGTTCGTCAAGCGGTAAAGGATTATAATCTTAGTTTGTGTGCTATTTTGGAATCTCATGTTGATATTGGTAAGCTTGATAAAATTTGCAAGTCCGTTTTTCGCAATTGGGATTGGACGTCTAATGGGGCCAAATGTGATAAGGGTACAAGAATTATTATTGGTTGGAATCCAGCAGTCTTTGATGTCATGGTGTTAGACCAATCTGATCAGGTTATGCATCTCCAGCTCATTTTTAAACTAGACAGGCGAAGGGTGTTTTGCTCTATTGTATATGCGGCTAATTATTACATTTCCCGTAGAAGTTTATGGCAAAATCTTTCAATGCACAAAGTTTTAGTGGGTGGTGACCCCTGGTTCGTTATGGGTGATTTCAACTCGGCACTGAATTTGGAAGACAAATCCATGGGGGTTTCATCGATTTCGGTTGGCATGAAGGATTTTCAATCGTGTTTGGATGATATTGAAATGTTTGACATTAATAGTTCGGGTTTCCATTTTACGTGGAACCAAAAACCGAAGAAGGGAGTTGGATTACTAAAGAAAATTGATCGCGTGCTAGGAAATACTCAGTTTGTGACTCTTTTCCCGCGAGCAGTGGCCTTATTCCACCCGTATAGACTGTCTGACCATTGTCCAAGTATTCTAAAAATCCCGGAAGCTGGTAAATTGAAACCGAGATCTTTTAAATTCGCTAACTTTTTGGTTCATTAACCAGAATTTCTTGATATTGTCACTCGGGTTTGGAACACTAGAATCAATGGAGTGCACCAATTTTGTGTTGTTAAAGGCTGCGGCTCCTCAAGAAGCCTCTTCGAGCATTACTTTTTAAGCAAGGAAACCTGCATAACAAAACCAAAGATCTCCGGGCGAAACTCTAGCCTCCAACAGTCGATTGATCGTGAGCCTTTGAATGTGGTCTTACAAGCTGAAGAAGCCACCATTATGAGTAGTTATCAAGAAGCTTTACTGGATGAGGAACGCTTTCTGAAATagaaatcaaaagtttattggtTACGAGTAGGTGACATGAATACTGTTTTTTTTCACTCGTCTTTGAAAAATAGAAATCATCGTAGTAGAATTGATGTTTTTCAGGATTCGGTTGGTAATGTGTTTGAAGGAGATAGGGTCCATGATGCGTTTGTTAGCCATTATGAAAAGTTTTTGGGTTGTGAAGGGGACATCTCGCTCCAACCAGCTCCTGATTTATTCTCTAAGAAGCTGAACTCGGCTACGGCTAACCACATGATACGACAGGTGACTCCAGAGGAAGTTAAAGCAGCTCTGTTTTCTATTGGTATTGATAAAGCCCCTGGTCCGGATGGGTACACTGCTGCTTTTTTCAAGATTGCTTGGTATCTTATTGGGGTGGATATTTCTAAAGTTATCATTGATTTTTTCGATACTGGTAACTTATTACGCGAACTAAACCATACCCTCATTGTGCTTGTGCCGAAGGTTACTACACCATCGGTTGTTACCGATTATCGTCCTATTGCTTGTTGCAATGTATTGTAAAATGCATCAGCAAGATTGTGGCAGATAGAGTTAAAGGGGCCCTAAATGAGATTGTTAGTGTTAACCAGTCTGCATTTGTTCCAGGTAGGAAAATATCGGATAATATCTTGTTGACCCAAGAGCTTATGCACAATTATCATAGGAATGCTGGTCCGCCACGCTGTGCTTTTAAAGTTGATATACAAAAGGCCTATGATACTGTCGATTGGAGGTTTTTACAGGGTATTCTGATTGGTTTTGGGTTCAATGACAAGATGGTGAATTGGATCATGGTTTGTGTCTCGACTACTTCATATTCTGTCTGTATTAATGCCAATGTTCACGGTTATTTCAAGGGTAATCGTGGGTTAAGGCAGGGGGATCCTCTATCCCTATACCTCTTTACTCTTGTTATGGAAGTCCTGACGGCTATTCTTCATCATTCGGAAAGGATTGATACTTCGTTTAAGTTTCACAATAGGTGTGAAAGGCAGCAAATTATAAATTTGTGTTTTTCAGATGATTTGTTCCTTTTTGCTCGGGGTGAAATAGCTTCGGCCAAGTTTATTATGTCTTCTTTGGAAACCTTTACCAAGATGTCCGGGTTGGTCCCTAGTGTTCAAAAAAGCACGGTTTTCTTTTGCAATGTTCCAAGATATATTAAGAGTGCTATCTTGAGAATTATGCCGTTTGTTGAAGGTACGCTTCCGGTAAGATACTTGGGGGTGCCTCTCATATCGTCGAGACTTTTGTATAAAGATTGTAATGTTCTTGTGGAAAGGCTTGAAAAGCGCATCATGCATTGGAGGAACAGGATGCTTTCTTTTGCTGGCAGGTTACAACTTATCATTTCAGTTTTGTCCTCTATGCATATTTATTGGTCTTCTGTCTTCATTTTACCGTCTCGGGTGATTAATGAGTTGGAAGCTAGGATGCGAAATTTTCTTTGGTCTCAAGATTGCGGGTTTCATAAAGGGAAGGTGAAAGTATCCTGGAAATCAATTTGTCTTCCGAAGTATGAGGGGGGCTTAGGCATTAGGCGTATTGGTGACTTAAACAAAGCCCTAATGACATCTCACATATGGAGTATTCTCTCCAACCGAAATTCTTTATGGGATGACTGGGTTCGATCATACAGGCTTAAAGGCAAGAGTTTCTGGAGATGCACTGTTCCATCTAACTGTTGTTGGGCATGGCGGATGTTGTTACAACTTAGACCGCTAATGCGGAGTCATTTTTTGGTCCGATGTGGGTAATGGAtctacaacttcagcatggtacGATTTCTGGTCCTCCATGGGGCCGCTGGGTGATTTCTTATCACCAAGAACCATCACGAATGCGGGTTTTTCTTTGGAGGCTTCAGTGGCTGATATTCGGTCTAATGGGGCTTGGATGTGGCCGACAGCTTGTAGGGATCTCTTTCCTGTTTTGATTCAGCTTGACAATATGAACCTAGAGCCGAATAAGAGGGATACAATTTTGTGGCGAGATGGTGATCAGGTTAGTCATATGTCCGCTTCGGGAGTTTGGAACTCTATCCGCTATGCAGAACCAGAGATTTCTTGGGGCTCTATTGTTTGGTATCCACAATGTATACCGCGGCATGCCTTTTTTATGTGGCTAGTTATGAGGGGTAAGCTACTCACTCAAGATAAAATTCTGGGATGGGATCTTTCGCGCAGGAAAAATATGAATATGATGTGCTGCCTTCTTTGTTATAATAATCATGATTCCCATAAACATTTATTTTTTGAGTGTAAATTTTCATCTCAAGTCTGGTTTATGGTTAGACAAAAGGTGGGTATGGAGTCGGTTCAGCCGGTTTGGGATGATATTGTGGAGTGACTCCTGGCTCGAGCTAGGTCGAAGTCAGCAGCTAATTTGGTTGCTAGACTCTTAGTTACGGCTCCTGCTTATATAATCTGGGAGGAGCGGAATGCTAGGTTGTTTAAAAATTAGTTAAGACCTCCGGAAACTATTGATGCTtctatcttgcaaatggttcagtatAAGCTGATGGGTGTGAAGCTGAAGAACAATGATAGAGTTAAGAGGCTTCTGGAAGCTTGCGAGATTCAAAGTCCTTCATATGAGCTCGATGGTGGTTGAGTAGTAGCCGTATTTTGTTTCTGTTTTGATTCCTAGATTAGAGTCTAGTGGTGATTATTTGTTTTTTCGTAAGTTTGGTTTACTTTCGTGGGGCATGTcccatgattgaactagtgtaggcgttctacactacttgttttatttggttgtgaatatatagaatcaccggggtaaaaccctttacccaaaaatgAGTTCCTGgaaaccaacaaaaatggcctaCATCCACCACTATTCACACAACCATATAACATTTGTTTTTAAAGTACAATACCGGTCCCACGCTTTTTGGAAAACTAACACCAACAGCTATATTACGTTGATACTTACCGACGAGCCAAAGATGGATCCaacaaataaaaagaaaaagagtAAAAAATTTAAATAGCTATTATCGCCAATCACAGCTGATCCCTATACCAGAAATTAAAAAAAGGACTCTCAACGAATAATATTTAGTGAAGGAATTAAGCTGATTAATTCCAATAGATTACTACTTTTTTGTCCTACTTTTTTTGTTGTTTTGCGTGAAAAGTTTAGCCATTAACTAATTAAGTAGTAGTGAGGCGGAGTTGTGTCAGTCATGGACCGGAAAAAGGAAAACGATCCCATTGATTTTTTCAATGGACTACAAGGGAAATACATAAATGCCGGTGATGAAGTCTCTCTGTAAACCGTGAGTAAAGGCGATGATAAGATTTGAATTGAGATTGTatcctagtttttttttttcaaacgttTGCTCGTGCAAATCATTTTGCTATGGATATTTCGTCGACAATTCGAATGATACGATTTAAGTATGAGGTTTTTCAAGCGTTTGTTGTGGGAATCACTTTTTAAAGGATCTTTTGACGGTAATCCATCGAAAGAAGATACTATAAATACTACTAGAGCCTTTATTATCAAACAATTTCTTTGGTCAATGCAGATAGATTTCCTTGGTTTTCAAATCATCCCCTCTTTGTCTTTCACATTTTTCACATGAACCACTTTGTTTGGTGGTAGCTAGTTTATTGGCATTGATGGTATCAGATTGGAATCAATAATACACATCCCAAAGGAGGTTGGGAACGTAGGTCAATTTTTCACATGTGGTCATGGATCGTGAATTTGTGCCTATGGTAACCTTGTGAGTGATGGTCAATGTTTTGTCTAACTATTTGAAACTGTCTCTGATCATTGTACCGAAACTTTGTCCATTTGGAAATCAAAACAAACGTTATATTGACATCGTGTTTAGCTTGATTAACATCCAGTAGCATCAACCAAAGATTTCGCATGTGATTGATTGTTTGTGGTTGAGTACGTTTTCATTATTGACGTGAGGTTGAAGTCTCAATCAAATTTAGTCCAATTGCTACTAATAGCtagtggtaagtgggtatcgaacacagggagtttgtagAATTTATGTTATCTAAATGGTTTACTAATTAACTagattaaactaaaatgcagaaaagtaATTTCAATGATTTGGTTGTTTGGTTTTAAGAACTAAAATTAACTACTTAAATTGCAAATTGCAAATTGGTTTTGTAAACAGTTTAGgaacaaatgaccatcctagGTTCCCGGTTTCAATTGACAATCATGTTCAAATTTaactagaaagaaccacatagacatggctcatGCGTAGTTACTTGTTtctgataaaagggaactaagtactcggattacaagaatgcgaggttgttacctgatgaccaattaatcaatatccaacctgaatccctcccatgatatctcgattgctaATGGCACCAAGAACTTATGGTTTAAACTATGATCGAAATATAAATTaacaatttgcaaaaaaaaaaatatatcaacacaccataataaacaaacaaaaattgcaagtctattattctagaaatacgaaCAAGAACACAAATGTCTTAAACAAACCTtcaacctaggatgatcaccataagtttagccactcatgcCATGGTAAATCATCATCAAACAAATATCAATGTTCATTTGAATCAAAAACACCAACAAATTGTTTTGAATTGTTTAGAACCAAGAAAGAATAACCAAAATCGCCTGAGAACTGCTGTGTAAACGGTTGGGAATGATTGGACATGAAAAGACCTCTAAAAACACATTAAAATAGGGCAGTTACAAAATTCTCGCTGCAGACCACCGTAACCTACGGCGGACGCCATAGGCtaagactgtcacacccccaaaatccatacGCGGAGTACcatcgcttggaggcgtgacatgaccaggatcaagccaccaatcatattgaacagatAAGTAAATAGTAAATGTAAATCAACCAACCCAATATGAAagttgttcaaaacataagtatagtttcaatgtttacccggaagcataaaagtaaacccaatcataagtataagttttgaaatgtcataaatgtttaacaagcATCTGcaatccatgtccacaacgaccgcgcctccctgtgcaagctccatgagtacccaacgacctgcaaggcatgtaatagagagtcaacaacaaagttgagcgagttcacagttggttgttagttatagtgttcatttcgtaaaccgtttgtttgtttagtaaaccatgtatcgtttATACTTGTATCGCgaccctccaggcatgtttgcgaagattagtgggagtttcttatgtattgtagactagttatatttgtatcgcggccctccaggcatgtgtgcgaagtttagtattagtatcgcggccattcaaggcatgtatgcgaagattcatattcgtatcgcggccattccaggcatgtgcgCGAAGAgtagtatttgtatcactagtctagcagtatctataagtgaccttccccaAACGAGTTCAGTGATTCGTAATTCCCAATAACAATGTAAGTACAAGTaaccattcaatcccattccctaccctgggaatcccatgccttggtaagagtgtgaactcaccttggtttgctcggtgtgctaaggtatgtgctcacagttaaatcaatcaagtcctagagtacgcacgtgtacataatcagtttatattcacaaaGTTCACGCATAAGCACAATCGTAACGGATATTGAATCAATGATCATCAAATAGCACAAAACACGTATTCATGCTCATACAAGTCATGCTTTACACTCAACGACCGTTAGTCAatccagttaacacttaacagagttaaattaagtta
Above is a window of Helianthus annuus cultivar XRQ/B chromosome 14, HanXRQr2.0-SUNRISE, whole genome shotgun sequence DNA encoding:
- the LOC110906609 gene encoding uncharacterized protein LOC110906609, producing the protein MERGVDSGMSDRPKSDGREVHDRGKPPILGKGFANKPLKIDGNTRIPRRGTVQNVQLEPKKINMIDELLKVTEPVMVDNLKPDQNHEELNSDEVSDQVADNLMKPAVQTSVGEGSGSGINLAADGSQGSSLNHADTVKPLSYAAKVSANNSKRVNFRAFASSVKQDGCDVVLPRESVRAMKDKLANTLYGYFLGDRVAFPVVDYFVWKNWKNYGLEKTMMNANGFFFFKFSDELGMMNVLKDGPWIIKSQPLFLNNWTPTTKLEKKEVKKVQVWVKIHEVPIAAYTEDGLSLIAMTLGEPKMLDSFTASMCTDSWGRSSYARALIEILADKEMREEVTIAIPEPEGEGFVKVTMYVEYEWSPYRCAKCCVFGHSNEMCPKQPLKESKIRYESQKRINQQVKSAKKKKNHPLLIRMDTQKCMGRKWLVGLEFLLTSKSRSSSRDLWDRNLRGTVTMLQALIRSGRIIPLKSLMLLIQARAQRLKIVSIAAWNIRGLNRSLKQSEVRQAVKDYNLSLCAILESHVDIGKLDKICKSVFRNWDWTSNGAKCDKGTRIIIGWNPAVFDVMVLDQSDQVMHLQLIFKLDRRRVFCSIVYAANYYISRRSLWQNLSMHKVLVGGDPWFVMGDFNSALNLEDKSMGVSSISVGMKDFQSCLDDIEMFDINSSGFHFTWNQKPKKGVGLLKKIDRVLGNTQFVTLFPRAVALFHPYRLSDHCPSILKIPEAEFLDIVTRVWNTRINGVHQFCVVKGCGSSRSLFEHYFLSKETCITKPKISGRNSSLQQSIDREPLNVVLQAEEATIMSSYQEALLDEERFLK